Proteins encoded within one genomic window of Halobacteroides halobius DSM 5150:
- the uvrA gene encoding excinuclease ABC subunit UvrA, translated as MTQEKIVIKGAREHNLQDIDVEIPRDKLVVLTGLSGSGKSSLAFDTIYAEGQRRYVESLSAYARQFLGQMEKPKVEYIEGLSPSISIDQKTTSKNPRSTVGTVTEIYDYLRLLYARVGIPHCPECGQEISSQTVQEIVDQVMELEERTKFQILAPVVRGRKGEHQDILKSMQQEGYVRVKIDGTVRDLAGDIRLNKNKKHTIEVVVDRLIMKDDIKSRLTDSLETALGLADGLVIIDLIDGEDLLFSEQFACPDCGVSLEELSPRMFSFNSPYGACSVCDGLGNKREFDPDLILDEERSLNDGAIIPWRRSRSRFQPQVVSAVADKYGVDKDQPLGEADDEFIDVLLYGDDSSVTFPYTNRRGKTKIHEIKFKGLLAILKEKLKSKNSNRAQKKLEKYMTILPCPNCEGERLNRASLAVTVGDKSIAEVTSMPIGDSYQFFSELQLTGQDKVIGSEILKEIRQRLNFLNEVGLEYLTLGRSAGTLSGGEAQRIRLATQIGSQLVGVIYILDEPSIGLHQRDNQRLINTLQELRDVGNTVLVVEHDEDTMKAADQIIDIGPGAGRHGGKIVAQGKIEEIKQEEESLTGQYLSGKKKIEVPAERTKPSGDYLEIKGAREHNLKDIDVEIPLGIFTCITGVSGSGKSTLIDKTLKRSLMQEFYDSKLKPGDHDQIQGLEKIDKVVSIDQSPIGKTPRSNPATYTKVFDYIRDVFAKTPLAQERGYKKGRFSFNVKGGRCESCGGQGIVQIEMHFLADVYVPCEVCDGARYNRETLEVKYKDKTIADVLDMTVEEAVEFFENIPKIKRRLQTLYDVGLGYMKLGQPSTTLSGGEAQRVKLASELSKRSTGSTVYILDEPTTGLHFEDVNKLLSVLQRLKEGGNTIIVIEHNLDVIKSADHIIDLGPEGGDKGGAVVATGTPEKIVKVEGSYTGQFLEEIINN; from the coding sequence ATGACACAAGAAAAGATTGTAATTAAAGGTGCTAGAGAGCATAATTTACAGGATATAGATGTAGAAATTCCTCGTGATAAATTGGTGGTGTTGACTGGTCTTAGTGGTTCAGGGAAGTCTTCATTGGCTTTCGATACTATTTATGCTGAGGGCCAACGAAGGTATGTAGAGAGTTTATCAGCTTATGCAAGGCAGTTTTTAGGACAAATGGAAAAACCGAAGGTAGAATATATTGAAGGTTTATCTCCTTCTATTTCTATTGATCAAAAGACGACAAGTAAGAATCCTCGTTCAACAGTAGGGACGGTAACGGAAATTTATGATTACTTAAGATTATTATACGCTCGAGTAGGAATACCTCATTGTCCAGAGTGTGGCCAAGAGATTTCTTCTCAAACTGTACAGGAGATTGTAGATCAAGTAATGGAGCTAGAAGAGAGAACTAAATTTCAGATTTTGGCCCCAGTAGTTAGAGGTAGAAAAGGAGAGCACCAAGATATATTGAAAAGTATGCAACAAGAAGGGTATGTGCGGGTTAAGATTGATGGTACAGTAAGAGATTTAGCAGGGGATATTCGATTAAATAAGAACAAGAAGCACACCATTGAAGTTGTAGTAGATAGATTAATTATGAAAGACGATATTAAATCAAGATTAACTGATTCTTTAGAGACAGCTTTAGGTTTAGCAGATGGCTTAGTAATCATTGATTTAATCGATGGGGAAGATTTATTATTTAGTGAACAATTTGCTTGTCCAGATTGTGGTGTTAGTTTAGAAGAATTATCCCCTCGAATGTTTTCTTTTAATAGTCCTTATGGTGCTTGTTCTGTTTGTGATGGTTTAGGAAACAAACGAGAATTTGATCCAGATTTAATTTTAGATGAGGAGCGTTCTCTTAATGATGGAGCAATTATACCTTGGCGTAGATCTAGAAGTCGCTTTCAGCCCCAAGTAGTAAGTGCTGTAGCAGATAAATATGGGGTAGATAAAGACCAGCCTTTAGGTGAGGCAGATGATGAATTTATTGATGTTTTATTGTATGGTGATGATAGTTCAGTTACTTTCCCGTATACTAACCGTAGAGGTAAGACTAAGATTCATGAGATTAAATTCAAAGGTTTATTGGCTATTTTAAAAGAGAAGCTTAAAAGTAAGAATTCTAATCGGGCCCAAAAGAAGTTAGAGAAGTATATGACAATTCTGCCCTGTCCTAATTGTGAAGGGGAAAGACTTAATAGGGCTAGTCTAGCTGTAACTGTCGGAGATAAATCAATTGCTGAAGTAACAAGCATGCCGATTGGTGATTCATATCAGTTTTTTTCTGAATTGCAATTAACAGGCCAGGACAAAGTAATTGGTAGCGAGATTTTAAAGGAAATTAGACAACGACTTAATTTTTTAAATGAAGTTGGTTTAGAATATTTAACCCTAGGACGTTCTGCTGGAACTTTATCTGGTGGTGAAGCCCAACGGATTCGCTTAGCTACTCAGATTGGTTCTCAATTAGTTGGTGTAATTTATATTTTAGATGAACCAAGTATTGGTTTGCACCAACGAGACAACCAACGTTTAATCAATACTTTGCAGGAACTTAGGGATGTAGGAAATACTGTGTTAGTAGTTGAACATGATGAGGATACAATGAAAGCAGCAGACCAAATAATTGATATTGGCCCTGGAGCAGGACGCCATGGTGGAAAGATAGTGGCTCAAGGGAAGATAGAAGAAATTAAGCAAGAAGAAGAATCATTAACTGGTCAGTATCTATCAGGTAAGAAGAAAATAGAAGTTCCAGCAGAGAGAACTAAACCTAGTGGTGATTATCTAGAGATTAAAGGAGCTAGAGAGCATAATTTGAAAGATATTGATGTTGAAATTCCTTTAGGAATCTTTACTTGTATTACAGGGGTTTCTGGTTCTGGGAAGAGTACGTTAATTGATAAGACTCTAAAACGAAGTTTAATGCAAGAGTTTTATGATTCTAAGTTAAAACCAGGTGATCATGATCAGATACAAGGATTAGAAAAGATAGATAAAGTGGTAAGTATTGACCAGTCTCCAATTGGTAAGACACCACGTTCTAATCCGGCGACTTATACTAAAGTGTTTGATTATATTAGAGATGTTTTTGCGAAAACTCCTTTGGCCCAAGAAAGAGGTTATAAGAAAGGAAGGTTTAGCTTTAATGTTAAAGGTGGACGTTGTGAATCTTGTGGGGGCCAAGGTATAGTGCAGATTGAGATGCACTTTTTAGCTGATGTGTATGTTCCCTGTGAAGTCTGTGATGGGGCGAGGTATAATCGAGAGACACTAGAGGTTAAATATAAGGATAAGACAATAGCAGATGTATTGGATATGACAGTTGAAGAAGCAGTAGAGTTCTTTGAGAATATTCCTAAGATTAAGCGAAGATTACAAACCTTATATGATGTAGGTTTGGGGTATATGAAATTAGGACAGCCATCGACCACTTTATCAGGTGGAGAAGCACAACGTGTTAAATTGGCTTCAGAATTAAGTAAACGTAGTACTGGTAGTACAGTTTATATTTTAGATGAACCAACAACTGGTCTTCATTTTGAAGATGTCAATAAGTTATTAAGTGTTTTACAGCGGCTAAAAGAAGGCGGTAATACGATTATCGTTATTGAGCATAATCTTGATGTTATAAAATCAGCTGATCATATTATTGATTTAGGACCTGAAGGCGGAGATAAAGGAGGGGCAGTAGTTGCTACTGGTACCCCAGAGAAAATAGTAAAGGTTGAAGGTTCTTATACAGGTCAGTTCTTAGAAGAGATAATTAATAATTAA
- a CDS encoding CBO0543 family protein, producing the protein MIEYLIQYGSIFIAVAILFLTRKGMKKYVPVALFASLYANLWCYIAIYFNLWHYNHQWKLFSLVDDISIVVNMIVVPIMAMIWVRYCPLRFREQLWWAFIWTTVLMLVELPIERFTRLLDYRNGYRWYHSYILWFASWFIWLVFYLWFNDWKRDMDSLFT; encoded by the coding sequence GTGATAGAATATTTAATTCAGTATGGATCAATTTTTATTGCTGTAGCTATATTATTTTTAACAAGAAAAGGAATGAAGAAGTATGTCCCAGTGGCTTTGTTTGCTAGTTTATATGCTAACTTATGGTGTTATATTGCGATTTATTTTAACTTGTGGCACTATAATCATCAGTGGAAATTATTTTCTTTAGTAGACGATATTTCAATAGTGGTTAATATGATAGTAGTTCCAATTATGGCAATGATTTGGGTCAGATATTGTCCACTTAGATTTAGAGAGCAATTATGGTGGGCCTTTATTTGGACAACTGTCTTAATGTTAGTTGAACTTCCGATTGAAAGGTTTACTCGATTATTGGATTATCGTAATGGATATCGGTGGTATCATTCTTATATATTATGGTTTGCCAGTTGGTTTATTTGGTTAGTTTTTTATTTATGGTTTAATGACTGGAAAAGAGATATGGATAGTTTATTTACTTAA
- the thrC gene encoding threonine synthase, whose protein sequence is MKYISTRGNYKQVSAAEVIQLGMVPTGGLFVPQQIPTFSEEEIYGMKDNTYQEIACQVLKEFLTDYTADEIEEVVNAAYNQDNFTVEEITPVVKLDEQYILELWHGPTAAFKDMALQIMPYLLAKAIEKVELEEEVVILVATSGDTGKAALEGFKDVDGIEIIVFYPDEGVSKVQERQMITTKGDNTAVVAVEGNFDDCQSTVKEIFADQEFKELLETEGYQFSSANSINWGRLLPQIIYYFVAYANLLSNNELEEEDKINISVPTGNFGNILAAYYAYQMGLPVNQFICASNDNNVLTDFLKTGVYDINRSFKQTISPSMDILISSNLERFLFEVTGHDAAKVNKWYQQLQDEGKFKVDQETKAEIKQVFSGYYATEEETLETINQVFKRYNYTLDTHTAVGVKSYQKYKADTNDQTSTIIASTANPYKFSKAVLQALEGENKLKDEFEILAKLKEVSGLKIHQGLKDLDQQEVRHNRKSSSEGIKAEVKDILEIE, encoded by the coding sequence ATGAAGTATATTAGTACTCGTGGGAATTATAAACAAGTAAGTGCGGCTGAAGTAATTCAATTAGGGATGGTACCAACAGGAGGATTATTTGTTCCTCAGCAAATTCCAACTTTTAGTGAAGAAGAAATCTATGGTATGAAAGATAATACTTATCAAGAAATTGCTTGTCAAGTATTAAAGGAGTTTTTAACTGATTATACAGCGGATGAAATAGAGGAAGTTGTTAATGCTGCTTATAATCAAGATAATTTTACGGTTGAAGAAATAACGCCTGTAGTTAAGTTAGATGAGCAGTATATTTTAGAATTATGGCACGGGCCAACCGCTGCCTTTAAGGATATGGCTTTACAAATTATGCCTTATTTGCTTGCTAAGGCAATTGAAAAGGTAGAATTAGAGGAAGAAGTTGTTATTTTGGTAGCAACTTCTGGGGATACAGGTAAGGCTGCTTTAGAAGGATTTAAGGATGTAGACGGTATTGAGATTATTGTTTTCTATCCGGACGAAGGTGTCAGTAAAGTCCAAGAAAGACAGATGATAACTACTAAAGGAGATAATACTGCAGTAGTAGCTGTTGAAGGAAATTTTGATGATTGTCAAAGTACAGTCAAAGAAATCTTTGCTGATCAGGAATTTAAAGAATTATTAGAAACTGAAGGGTATCAGTTCTCTTCTGCAAATTCAATTAACTGGGGACGTTTATTACCACAAATTATTTACTATTTTGTAGCTTATGCTAATTTATTAAGCAATAATGAGTTAGAAGAAGAAGATAAAATAAATATTAGTGTTCCTACAGGTAACTTTGGGAATATTTTAGCAGCTTATTATGCTTATCAAATGGGGCTACCAGTCAATCAATTTATTTGTGCTTCTAATGATAATAATGTTTTAACTGATTTTCTTAAGACAGGAGTTTATGATATTAACCGTAGTTTTAAACAGACTATTAGTCCTTCAATGGATATCTTAATTTCATCTAATTTAGAGCGGTTTTTATTTGAGGTAACGGGTCATGATGCTGCTAAAGTTAATAAGTGGTATCAGCAATTGCAAGATGAAGGAAAGTTTAAGGTTGACCAGGAGACTAAAGCAGAGATTAAGCAGGTCTTTAGTGGTTATTATGCTACAGAAGAAGAGACGCTAGAGACTATTAATCAGGTATTTAAAAGATATAACTATACTCTTGACACCCATACTGCAGTAGGAGTTAAGTCCTACCAAAAGTACAAGGCAGATACTAATGATCAAACGTCAACAATTATTGCATCTACAGCAAACCCATATAAATTTAGTAAAGCAGTATTACAAGCACTAGAAGGTGAAAATAAGCTAAAAGATGAATTTGAAATTTTAGCTAAATTAAAAGAAGTCTCTGGCCTGAAGATTCATCAAGGACTTAAAGACTTAGATCAACAAGAGGTTAGACATAATCGCAAGTCTAGTAGTGAAGGGATTAAAGCGGAAGTAAAGGATATTTTAGAGATAGAATAA
- a CDS encoding flavodoxin family protein → MSEKNIIGISAGRKDRVTERAIKTILEASGLAYQFYSLSNFEILTCDACNSCIESHRCIKDDKLNQILKEMKEASGIIFGAPEYWEGMNAKGRAFWERVCFSTRHNKHFPLDGKLGVVIGVSGDGDSSAVITDITNFYTDARIEITTKVEIQGEYACFSCGYGDECSVGGLAEIYDLPLNIKDDKIPGLDNQHPEKISKGGNIVIRLKEIGRRLTQRLEGTY, encoded by the coding sequence ATGAGTGAAAAAAATATAATAGGTATCAGTGCTGGAAGAAAAGATAGGGTAACTGAAAGAGCTATCAAAACTATTTTAGAGGCTAGTGGATTAGCTTATCAATTTTATTCTCTTTCTAATTTTGAAATATTAACTTGTGATGCTTGTAATAGCTGTATTGAGAGTCACAGATGTATTAAGGATGATAAATTAAATCAGATTTTAAAAGAAATGAAAGAAGCAAGTGGAATTATATTTGGGGCTCCAGAGTATTGGGAAGGAATGAATGCAAAAGGTCGAGCTTTTTGGGAGCGAGTTTGTTTTAGTACACGACATAATAAACATTTTCCGTTAGATGGTAAACTCGGAGTTGTCATAGGAGTAAGCGGGGATGGAGATTCAAGTGCTGTGATAACAGATATAACTAACTTTTATACCGATGCAAGAATTGAAATAACAACTAAGGTAGAAATCCAAGGAGAGTATGCTTGTTTTAGTTGTGGTTATGGAGATGAATGTTCAGTCGGTGGATTAGCAGAAATTTATGATTTGCCACTTAATATTAAGGATGATAAAATTCCAGGCTTAGATAACCAACATCCAGAAAAAATTTCTAAAGGTGGAAATATAGTAATTAGGCTTAAGGAGATAGGAAGAAGATTAACGCAAAGATTAGAGGGTACATATTAA
- a CDS encoding BglG family transcription antiterminator yields MSLKPRVCQLLKYLINQEKAVSIKQLADKFNVSSRTIRYDLDDIESSISSYDAELIRKRRVGVYLEGEEEELNKIQNELVDIHGLERVLSPKERQHLILFRLFQANEPIIIKELEVMLRISKSTIIKDLDKVEEWLSNHNLTLIRKTNYGLEIKGEEIDIRHAMMNVLEETANEKELVGLLRQIQKKALENRNLEPGFFKEFDKLVSDIDLTKIESVISFAEKQLGFQFADEAYASLLVHLALAISRLLEGKDIQLPKERLEIIKKSDEYKIAKKIGKIMEQIFEISIPDSELGYVTLHLMGAKLWQKIGDDDYEKLVDEDLDQELIILTKEMVKVAEDYLGVKLIDDTQLIIGLALHLKPTINRIKYDLPLKNPLLLDVKSKYREIFKAAKRATKILQSKFQKEISSDEVGYITLHLGAALERSKSLQSSRKLRVVLVCSSGVGTTNLLSSRLNKEFSEIKICDVFSVIQLENNEVDLENIDLIITTIPLDIDDVLVLQVNPLLSQEDKKNIKAIIHSKQDVFDAIEANENSQLQRDYSFAIEEVIEVIEREAIVGDKEGLKKDLKDFFASKEVKVLDKVDDTADTQSIEESGTGLLELLTANNVAVIDKIDNWRTGVKVAGKPLVDQGHILEEYVDRTIEIVEEKGAYVVIAPHISLIHARPEDGVVNKSMGLGVIKEGVNFGHDYDPVHLIFTLAPIDEVSHLSALSELLKLIDEYDFVEKMLTVDRPKDVITKIEEMLN; encoded by the coding sequence TTGAGTTTGAAGCCACGGGTTTGTCAATTATTAAAATATTTAATTAACCAAGAGAAAGCAGTCTCTATTAAACAGTTAGCGGATAAATTTAATGTTAGTAGTAGAACAATTAGGTATGATCTAGATGATATAGAATCTAGTATCTCTTCCTATGATGCTGAATTAATAAGAAAAAGACGAGTTGGAGTTTATTTAGAGGGAGAAGAAGAAGAGTTAAATAAAATTCAAAATGAATTAGTGGATATTCATGGGCTTGAACGAGTTTTATCTCCTAAAGAACGCCAGCATTTAATTTTATTTAGACTATTTCAAGCTAATGAACCGATTATTATTAAAGAATTAGAGGTAATGTTACGTATTAGTAAATCAACAATAATTAAAGATCTAGATAAAGTTGAAGAATGGTTATCAAATCATAATTTAACACTGATTAGAAAGACAAATTATGGTTTAGAAATAAAAGGTGAAGAGATAGATATTAGACATGCAATGATGAATGTTTTAGAAGAAACAGCAAATGAAAAGGAATTAGTTGGTTTATTACGACAGATTCAGAAAAAAGCATTAGAAAATAGAAATTTAGAGCCAGGATTTTTTAAAGAATTTGATAAATTAGTATCTGATATTGATTTAACTAAGATTGAAAGTGTAATTTCATTTGCTGAAAAGCAATTAGGATTTCAATTTGCTGATGAAGCTTATGCTAGTTTATTAGTTCATTTAGCTTTAGCAATCAGTAGATTATTAGAAGGTAAAGATATTCAGTTACCTAAGGAACGCTTAGAGATTATTAAAAAAAGCGATGAGTATAAGATAGCTAAGAAGATAGGAAAGATCATGGAGCAAATTTTTGAAATAAGCATTCCTGATTCGGAGTTAGGTTATGTCACTTTACATTTAATGGGAGCTAAATTATGGCAAAAAATAGGTGATGATGATTATGAAAAGCTTGTCGATGAAGATTTAGATCAAGAATTAATTATTTTAACTAAAGAAATGGTTAAAGTGGCTGAGGATTATTTAGGGGTTAAATTAATTGATGATACTCAGTTAATAATTGGTTTAGCATTACATTTAAAACCAACTATTAATCGCATAAAGTATGACTTGCCACTAAAAAATCCTTTACTATTAGATGTTAAAAGTAAGTATCGAGAAATATTTAAAGCAGCTAAAAGAGCAACTAAAATATTACAGAGTAAATTTCAAAAAGAAATTAGTTCAGATGAAGTTGGATATATTACTCTTCATCTTGGAGCTGCTTTAGAGAGAAGTAAATCTTTACAATCTAGTAGAAAATTAAGGGTAGTCTTAGTTTGTTCAAGTGGAGTGGGAACAACTAATTTGTTATCTTCTAGATTGAATAAAGAATTTTCTGAGATTAAAATTTGTGATGTTTTTTCTGTGATTCAATTAGAGAATAATGAAGTTGATTTAGAAAATATTGATTTAATTATTACAACTATTCCTTTAGATATTGATGATGTTTTAGTATTACAGGTTAACCCGTTATTAAGTCAAGAAGATAAGAAAAATATTAAAGCAATTATTCATAGTAAACAAGATGTTTTTGATGCTATTGAAGCTAATGAGAACTCTCAATTGCAAAGAGATTATTCTTTTGCGATTGAAGAAGTAATTGAGGTTATAGAACGAGAAGCAATTGTAGGAGATAAAGAGGGACTAAAAAAAGATTTAAAAGATTTTTTTGCTTCTAAAGAAGTTAAAGTTTTAGATAAAGTAGATGATACAGCTGATACCCAAAGTATAGAAGAAAGTGGTACAGGATTATTAGAATTGTTAACTGCAAATAATGTAGCAGTAATTGATAAGATAGATAATTGGAGAACAGGGGTTAAAGTAGCAGGAAAGCCTTTAGTAGATCAGGGTCATATACTAGAAGAATATGTTGACCGAACAATAGAAATTGTTGAAGAAAAAGGTGCTTATGTAGTAATCGCACCTCATATTAGTTTAATACATGCTAGACCCGAAGATGGAGTTGTAAATAAGAGTATGGGGTTAGGAGTTATCAAAGAAGGAGTTAATTTTGGTCATGATTATGATCCGGTTCATCTAATCTTCACCCTAGCTCCGATAGATGAAGTTTCTCATCTGTCTGCTTTATCTGAACTATTGAAATTAATTGATGAATATGATTTTGTAGAAAAAATGTTGACAGTAGATAGACCAAAAGATGTTATAACTAAAATAGAAGAAATGTTAAATTAA
- a CDS encoding PTS ascorbate transporter subunit IIC → MGFLNFLVNDVLSEPAVLVGLMACIGLIASKKHFSEIMSGTLKSIIGFVILGAGAGVLIESLNNFGPIIREAFNIHGVIPTNEAIVAMAQKTLGKETALIMGFGFLANLAYARFTPLKYVFLTGHHTFFMAALLAAVLGTAGLTGAPLVIVGSTILGFLMVLMPALADIYMKDVTGSDDIALGHFGTTGYITAGFIGSLVGDPEDTTEDIEVPKSLGFLKESLLSTALTMIVIFLIIVFKAGPEIVSEYAGDQSLFMFAVMQGITFAAGVSIIMSGVRMILGEIVPAFEGIGERVVPDAKPALDCPVTFNFAPTAVTIGFLFSFLGGIVGMFLLGPIGLSIIIPGLVPHFFTGATAGVFGNATGGKKGAIFGSFANGLLITFLPALLLPVLGKLGFANTTFGDADFGVVGIIIGTIAKLIN, encoded by the coding sequence ATGGGATTTTTAAATTTTTTAGTTAACGATGTATTAAGTGAACCAGCTGTTTTGGTAGGATTAATGGCTTGCATTGGTTTGATAGCTTCTAAGAAACATTTTTCTGAAATTATGTCCGGGACGTTAAAGAGTATTATTGGTTTTGTTATTTTGGGAGCAGGAGCAGGGGTTTTAATTGAAAGCTTAAATAACTTCGGGCCAATAATTAGAGAAGCCTTCAATATTCATGGTGTGATTCCAACTAATGAGGCTATAGTAGCTATGGCTCAGAAGACATTAGGAAAAGAAACAGCTTTGATTATGGGCTTTGGTTTTCTAGCTAATTTAGCTTATGCTCGTTTTACTCCTTTAAAGTATGTATTTTTAACAGGACATCATACTTTCTTTATGGCCGCTTTATTGGCAGCAGTATTAGGAACTGCAGGTTTAACAGGAGCTCCATTAGTAATTGTAGGGTCAACAATATTAGGCTTTTTAATGGTCTTAATGCCTGCATTAGCAGATATATATATGAAAGATGTAACTGGTAGTGATGATATCGCTCTAGGACACTTTGGAACAACAGGTTATATTACAGCTGGCTTTATTGGTAGTTTAGTAGGAGACCCAGAAGATACTACAGAAGATATTGAAGTTCCAAAGTCATTAGGTTTTTTAAAAGAATCATTATTATCTACCGCTTTAACTATGATAGTTATCTTTTTAATTATTGTTTTTAAAGCCGGTCCAGAAATTGTTAGCGAATATGCAGGAGATCAGAGCTTGTTTATGTTTGCTGTAATGCAAGGGATTACGTTTGCTGCAGGAGTCAGTATTATCATGTCAGGTGTAAGAATGATTTTAGGAGAAATTGTTCCAGCCTTTGAAGGAATCGGTGAAAGAGTAGTTCCAGATGCTAAACCAGCTTTAGATTGTCCAGTTACCTTTAACTTTGCTCCAACAGCTGTAACTATTGGTTTCCTATTTAGTTTCCTAGGTGGAATTGTAGGAATGTTTTTACTAGGACCAATAGGATTATCTATAATCATTCCAGGATTAGTACCACATTTCTTTACTGGAGCTACTGCAGGAGTATTTGGTAATGCTACTGGAGGTAAAAAAGGAGCCATTTTTGGTTCTTTTGCTAATGGATTATTAATAACTTTCTTACCTGCTTTATTACTTCCGGTGTTAGGAAAGTTAGGTTTTGCTAATACTACTTTTGGGGATGCAGATTTTGGAGTTGTAGGTATTATTATTGGAACAATAGCTAAATTAATTAATTAG
- a CDS encoding PTS sugar transporter subunit IIB, producing the protein MKILAVCGMGLGSSLMLKMAAEKVLKAEGIEGTVEVSDVSSAKGESADIIIAAPEIAQQLEGHSAEVIAIKNMADKNEIKEKIMDYIS; encoded by the coding sequence ATGAAGATTTTAGCTGTTTGTGGAATGGGACTAGGAAGTAGTTTAATGTTAAAAATGGCTGCTGAGAAGGTTCTTAAGGCTGAAGGAATAGAGGGAACTGTTGAAGTGAGTGATGTTAGTAGTGCTAAAGGTGAAAGTGCAGATATTATCATAGCTGCGCCAGAGATTGCCCAGCAATTAGAAGGTCATTCTGCTGAAGTAATTGCAATTAAGAATATGGCTGATAAAAATGAAATTAAAGAAAAAATTATGGATTATATTTCTTAG
- a CDS encoding PTS sugar transporter subunit IIA — protein MLLDLLPKERIATKVGAKDWRKVGRKVGEILLKDNLVEDRYIDAMIKSLEDNGPYIVMAKGVAVFHARPEDGVKETGMSLITLESPVEFGHENNDPVKIAFAFGSINNDKHVEAMSQLMTVLLEDNSVDEICAKDTSSEVFDYISQIVNNA, from the coding sequence ATGTTGTTAGATTTATTACCTAAAGAACGGATAGCTACTAAAGTAGGAGCAAAAGATTGGCGTAAGGTTGGTAGAAAAGTTGGAGAAATTCTGTTAAAAGATAACTTAGTTGAGGATAGATATATAGATGCAATGATTAAATCATTAGAAGATAATGGTCCATATATTGTAATGGCTAAAGGAGTAGCAGTTTTTCATGCTAGACCAGAGGATGGTGTAAAAGAAACAGGAATGAGTTTAATTACTCTTGAGTCACCAGTAGAATTTGGTCATGAAAATAATGACCCAGTAAAAATAGCCTTTGCTTTTGGTTCAATTAATAATGACAAACATGTTGAAGCGATGTCTCAACTGATGACAGTTTTATTGGAAGATAATTCAGTTGATGAAATATGTGCTAAGGATACTTCTAGCGAAGTATTTGATTATATAAGTCAGATTGTAAATAATGCTTAA
- a CDS encoding SHOCT domain-containing protein gives MWGSFCSGLYNYSFTGWQFLGMMVLRLGLFVGMIYLVIRLIIPKSKREDKAMRLLKEEFAKGLISKEEFIERRQVLDK, from the coding sequence ATGTGGGGGAGTTTTTGTTCAGGATTATATAATTATAGTTTTACTGGTTGGCAATTTTTAGGAATGATGGTATTACGTTTAGGTCTATTTGTAGGAATGATATATTTAGTAATTAGATTAATAATACCCAAATCTAAAAGGGAAGATAAAGCTATGCGACTTTTGAAAGAAGAATTTGCTAAAGGGTTAATTAGTAAAGAAGAATTTATTGAAAGAAGACAAGTACTAGATAAATAA